From one Leifsonia soli genomic stretch:
- the carA gene encoding glutamine-hydrolyzing carbamoyl-phosphate synthase small subunit produces MLAAEPAVLVLEDGKRYVGRAYGARGRTLGEAVFATGMTGYQETLTDPSYAGQIVLMTAPHIGNTGTNDEDMESRQIWVAGYVVREPSRVVSNFRAQRSLDDDLVAQGVVGISGIDTRAVTRHIRSAGAMRAGIFSGDDFALSDSEQLDLVLADAPMKGRNLSAEVSTVEPYTVPAVGEKVGSVAVLDLGVKKSTLENLAARGLDVHVLPQQVTAQDVLDLGVSALFFSNGPGDPQASDKHVALLQETLRAGLPYFGICFGNQLLGRALGLDTYKLPFGHRGINQPVLDKRTGRVEITAQNHGFAVKAPIDASFDSPAGFGRVEVSHFSLNDNVVEGLNCLDLNAFSVQYHPEAAAGPHDANYLFDRFLDMVKAQHTAPADPSARTENQENA; encoded by the coding sequence GTGCTCGCTGCAGAACCCGCAGTGCTCGTCCTCGAAGACGGAAAACGGTACGTCGGCCGGGCGTACGGCGCCCGCGGGCGCACGCTCGGCGAGGCCGTGTTCGCCACCGGCATGACCGGCTACCAGGAGACGCTGACCGACCCGTCGTACGCGGGCCAGATCGTCCTCATGACGGCGCCGCACATCGGCAACACCGGGACGAACGACGAGGACATGGAGTCCCGTCAGATCTGGGTCGCCGGGTACGTCGTCCGCGAGCCCAGCCGTGTCGTCTCCAACTTCCGCGCCCAGCGGAGCCTCGACGACGACCTGGTCGCGCAGGGCGTCGTCGGGATCAGCGGCATCGACACGCGCGCCGTGACCCGTCACATCCGCTCGGCCGGAGCCATGCGCGCCGGCATCTTCTCGGGAGACGACTTCGCGCTGAGCGACAGCGAGCAGCTCGACCTCGTGCTCGCCGACGCACCGATGAAGGGCCGCAACCTGTCGGCCGAGGTGTCGACGGTCGAGCCGTACACCGTCCCGGCGGTGGGCGAGAAGGTCGGCTCGGTCGCCGTGCTCGATCTCGGCGTCAAGAAGTCCACTCTGGAGAACCTGGCCGCGCGCGGGCTCGACGTCCACGTCCTCCCGCAGCAGGTGACCGCGCAGGATGTGCTCGACCTCGGCGTCTCCGCCCTGTTCTTCTCGAACGGGCCCGGCGACCCGCAGGCCTCCGACAAGCACGTCGCGCTGCTCCAGGAGACACTGCGGGCGGGCCTGCCGTACTTCGGCATCTGCTTCGGCAACCAGCTGCTCGGCCGCGCGCTCGGCCTCGACACCTACAAGCTGCCGTTCGGCCACCGCGGGATCAACCAGCCGGTGCTCGACAAGCGCACCGGCCGGGTCGAGATCACCGCGCAGAACCACGGCTTCGCGGTGAAGGCGCCGATCGACGCGTCCTTCGACTCGCCCGCCGGCTTCGGCCGCGTCGAGGTGAGCCACTTCTCGCTCAACGACAACGTCGTCGAGGGACTGAACTGCCTCGACCTGAACGCGTTCAGCGTGCAGTACCACCCGGAGGCGGCCGCCGGCCCGCACGACGCCAACTACCTCTTCGACCGCTTCCTCGACATGGTCAAGGCGCAGCACACCGCGCCCGCCGACCCGTCAGCCCGCACCGAGAACCAGGAGAACGCCTGA
- a CDS encoding dihydroorotase gives MDERFLIGGATLADGTRTDLLVEGGRIVETGSGVSAAGATAIDADGLLALPGLVDLHTHLREPGYEQSETVLTGTRAAAAGGFTAVFAMANTSPVADTAGVVEQVLSLGEAAGYATVRPIGAVTVGLAGERLAELGAMAESRARVRVFSDDGKCVSDPLLMRRALEYVKAFDGVIAQHAQEPRLTEGAQMNEGALSGELGLAGWPAVAEESIIARDVLLAEHVGSRLHVCHVSTAGSVDVIRWAKARGIDVTAEVTPHHLALTEELATGYDARYKVNPPLRRREDVEALRAGLADGTIDIVATDHAPHPVESKDCEWDAAAFGMVGLESALPVVQASVVDNGMLGWADVARVLSATPARIGRLDGHGAPLAAGTAANLFLYDPTASRTFSTGDLAGKGVNSPYLGLTLPGRVVTTFHQGRPTVLDGTVVDVEEVAARG, from the coding sequence GTGGACGAGAGATTCCTGATCGGCGGCGCGACGCTGGCCGACGGCACCCGGACCGACCTGCTGGTCGAGGGCGGCCGGATCGTCGAGACCGGCTCGGGGGTGAGCGCGGCGGGCGCGACGGCGATCGACGCGGACGGGCTGCTCGCGCTGCCCGGGCTGGTCGACCTGCACACGCACCTGCGCGAGCCCGGCTACGAGCAGAGCGAGACCGTCCTGACCGGCACGCGCGCCGCAGCCGCCGGCGGATTCACGGCCGTGTTCGCCATGGCGAACACGTCGCCGGTCGCCGACACCGCCGGTGTCGTGGAGCAGGTGCTGAGCCTGGGCGAGGCGGCCGGCTACGCGACCGTGCGCCCGATCGGCGCTGTGACGGTCGGCCTCGCCGGCGAGCGTCTCGCCGAGCTGGGGGCGATGGCGGAGTCCCGCGCCCGCGTCCGGGTGTTCTCGGACGACGGCAAATGCGTCTCCGACCCGCTGCTGATGCGCCGGGCGCTGGAGTACGTGAAGGCGTTCGACGGCGTGATCGCGCAGCACGCGCAGGAGCCGCGGCTGACCGAGGGCGCCCAGATGAACGAGGGCGCTCTCTCCGGCGAGCTCGGCCTGGCGGGCTGGCCCGCGGTGGCCGAGGAGTCGATCATCGCGCGGGATGTGCTGCTCGCCGAGCACGTCGGATCGCGCCTGCACGTCTGCCACGTCTCGACGGCGGGCAGCGTCGACGTCATCCGCTGGGCGAAGGCCCGCGGCATCGACGTGACGGCCGAGGTCACCCCGCACCACCTGGCCCTCACCGAGGAGCTGGCGACCGGGTACGACGCGCGGTACAAGGTCAACCCGCCGCTCCGCCGCCGCGAGGACGTGGAGGCGCTCCGCGCCGGCCTCGCCGACGGCACGATCGACATCGTGGCGACCGACCATGCTCCGCATCCGGTCGAGTCCAAGGATTGCGAGTGGGATGCGGCCGCCTTCGGCATGGTCGGACTCGAGTCGGCCCTGCCCGTCGTGCAGGCCTCGGTCGTGGACAACGGGATGCTCGGCTGGGCCGACGTCGCCCGGGTGCTGTCCGCCACTCCGGCGCGGATCGGACGGCTGGACGGCCACGGCGCTCCGCTCGCCGCCGGCACGGCCGCGAACCTCTTCCTCTACGACCCGACCGCGTCGCGCACCTTCTCGACCGGCGATCTCGCCGGGAAGGGCGTCAACTCGCCTTACCTGGGGCTGACGCTGCCCGGCCGCGTGGTGACGACCTTCCACCAGGGCCGACCGACCGTTCTCGACGGCACGGTCGTCGACGTGGAGGAGGTGGCGGCGCGTGGATAA
- a CDS encoding aspartate carbamoyltransferase catalytic subunit, with product MRHLLSTRDLPREDAIRLLDIAEDMADVQDREVKKLPTLRGKTVVNLFFEDSTRTRISFEAAAKRLSADVINFSAKGSSVSKGESLKDTAQTLQAMGADAVVIRHGSSGAPQTLATSGWIDAGIVNAGDGTHEHPTQALLDAFTMRRRLHGTASRGKDLDGVSVAIVGDIVHSRVARSNVWLLRTLGAHVTLVAPPTLLPVDVSGWPATVGYDLDAAIAAGPDVVMMLRIQAERMNAAFFPNTREYSRRWGLDEERLGRLRADSIVMHPGPMNRGLEISAAAADSPRSTVREQVANGVSVRMAALYLLLSGANTEQVRPGGVR from the coding sequence ATGAGGCACCTGCTCTCCACCCGCGACCTGCCGCGCGAGGACGCCATCCGGCTGCTCGACATCGCCGAGGACATGGCGGACGTGCAGGACCGCGAGGTCAAGAAGCTCCCGACGCTGCGGGGCAAGACCGTCGTGAACCTGTTCTTCGAGGACTCCACCCGCACGCGGATCTCGTTCGAGGCGGCCGCGAAGCGCCTCTCGGCCGATGTGATCAACTTCTCCGCGAAGGGGTCGAGCGTCTCCAAGGGCGAGAGCCTCAAGGACACCGCCCAGACCCTGCAGGCCATGGGCGCGGACGCCGTCGTGATCCGGCACGGGTCGTCGGGCGCCCCGCAGACCCTGGCGACGAGCGGCTGGATCGACGCCGGCATCGTGAACGCCGGCGACGGCACCCACGAGCACCCGACGCAGGCGCTCCTGGACGCGTTCACCATGCGTCGCCGCCTCCACGGCACGGCGTCGCGCGGCAAGGACCTCGACGGGGTGAGCGTCGCGATCGTCGGCGACATCGTGCACTCGCGCGTCGCGCGCTCCAACGTGTGGCTGCTGCGGACGCTCGGCGCGCACGTCACTCTGGTCGCGCCGCCGACCCTGCTGCCGGTGGATGTGTCCGGCTGGCCCGCCACCGTCGGGTACGACCTCGACGCCGCCATCGCCGCCGGTCCCGACGTCGTGATGATGCTGCGCATCCAGGCGGAGCGGATGAATGCGGCGTTCTTCCCCAACACGCGCGAGTACTCGCGGCGCTGGGGGCTGGACGAGGAGCGATTGGGCCGGCTGCGGGCCGATAGCATTGTGATGCACCCGGGACCGATGAACCGCGGGCTGGAGATCTCGGCCGCGGCCGCGGACTCGCCGCGCTCGACGGTCCGGGAGCAGGTCGCGAACGGCGTCTCCGTGCGGATGGCAGCCCTGTACCTGCTGCTGTCGGGTGCGAATACCGAACAGGTACGGCCAGGCGGTGTGAGGTGA
- the pyrR gene encoding bifunctional pyr operon transcriptional regulator/uracil phosphoribosyltransferase PyrR, producing the protein MTARTVLHQADIARALTRISHEILESNRGTDDLVILGIPTRGVVLARRIAENIQRIEPAAVASPADIVGALDVTMYRDDLSRRPTRTPQPTSLPGPIDGKTVVLVDDVLFSGRTIRAALDAVSDLGRPRAVRLAVLVDRGHRELPIRADFVGKNLPSAAAERIYVRLTDVDGDESVTIEEPGTDTGTGRGSDA; encoded by the coding sequence ATGACGGCGCGCACCGTGCTGCATCAGGCTGACATCGCCCGGGCGTTGACTCGGATCTCTCACGAGATCCTGGAGTCCAACCGGGGAACGGACGATCTGGTGATCCTCGGGATCCCGACCCGCGGCGTCGTGCTCGCGCGGAGGATCGCCGAGAACATCCAGCGCATCGAACCGGCGGCCGTCGCGTCGCCTGCGGACATCGTCGGCGCGCTCGACGTGACCATGTACCGCGACGACCTCTCGCGGCGTCCCACCCGCACGCCGCAGCCGACATCGCTGCCCGGGCCGATCGACGGGAAGACCGTCGTGCTGGTCGACGACGTGCTCTTCTCCGGCCGCACCATCCGCGCGGCGCTCGACGCGGTGAGCGACCTCGGACGCCCGCGGGCCGTCCGCCTCGCCGTGCTCGTCGACCGCGGCCACCGCGAGCTGCCGATCCGCGCCGACTTCGTCGGGAAGAACCTGCCGTCGGCCGCAGCGGAGCGCATCTACGTCCGCCTCACCGACGTCGACGGCGACGAGTCGGTCACGATCGAGGAGCCGGGCACGGACACCGGCACCGGGCGGGGGAGCGACGCATGA
- a CDS encoding DsbA family protein, which produces MRTAEDRIAGARTGVRRRIVRMAAAAALAVGVVAGVAACSLLGGASNVPVATDKPPTGTDGAVDFDGGFITAGDGAKTVDIWFDAMCPVCGAFEQANGTTLANAVDDGSITLRLHPLTFLDAASNGTGYSTRAAAALTCVAVSDQRAVLPFYQALFTDQPEENSDGLTDKQLAKRASDAGAGDIASCLADSGPYQAWAQANTAHSQKGPIEVDGRKVLDTIKGTPTVLVNGKQYPGGISDKKAFTAFLADH; this is translated from the coding sequence ATGAGGACTGCCGAAGATCGCATCGCCGGCGCGCGCACGGGTGTGCGCCGCCGGATCGTCCGGATGGCCGCGGCCGCCGCACTGGCCGTCGGCGTGGTCGCCGGGGTCGCGGCGTGCTCGCTGCTCGGGGGAGCATCCAACGTCCCGGTGGCGACCGACAAGCCGCCGACGGGGACCGACGGGGCGGTGGACTTCGACGGCGGCTTCATCACCGCGGGCGACGGGGCGAAGACGGTCGACATCTGGTTCGACGCGATGTGCCCGGTGTGCGGCGCGTTCGAGCAGGCGAACGGCACCACCCTGGCGAACGCTGTCGACGACGGCTCGATCACGCTCCGGCTGCACCCGCTCACGTTCCTCGACGCCGCCTCCAACGGCACGGGGTACTCGACCAGGGCGGCCGCAGCGCTGACCTGCGTCGCCGTGAGCGACCAGCGCGCGGTGCTGCCGTTCTACCAGGCGCTGTTCACGGACCAGCCGGAGGAGAACTCCGACGGGCTCACCGACAAGCAGCTGGCCAAGCGCGCGAGCGACGCCGGCGCCGGCGACATCGCCTCCTGCCTCGCGGACAGCGGTCCGTACCAGGCGTGGGCGCAGGCGAACACCGCGCACTCGCAGAAGGGCCCGATCGAGGTGGACGGCCGGAAGGTGCTCGACACCATCAAGGGCACCCCGACCGTGCTCGTGAACGGGAAGCAGTATCCCGGCGGCATCTCCGACAAGAAGGCGTTCACGGCGTTCCTCGCCGACCACTGA
- the nusB gene encoding transcription antitermination factor NusB: protein MSARTKARKRALDVLYSADLRQTPLRQALATEAERAANEPAREASWLYAREILDGVIEHQDEIDELIETYAQGWTLARMPAVDRAILRIGVWEVLFNDEVPEGVAISEAVEAATVLSTDDSAGFVNGLLAKIAHTRA from the coding sequence ATGAGCGCTCGGACCAAGGCGCGCAAACGCGCGCTCGACGTGCTCTACAGCGCGGACCTGCGGCAGACGCCGCTCCGGCAGGCGCTGGCCACCGAGGCGGAGCGCGCCGCGAACGAGCCGGCGCGTGAGGCGTCCTGGCTCTACGCGCGCGAGATCCTCGACGGCGTCATCGAGCACCAGGACGAGATCGACGAGCTGATCGAGACCTACGCCCAGGGCTGGACCCTGGCCCGCATGCCCGCCGTCGATCGCGCAATCCTGCGCATCGGCGTCTGGGAGGTGCTGTTCAACGACGAGGTGCCAGAGGGCGTCGCGATCTCCGAGGCGGTCGAGGCGGCCACCGTGCTGTCGACGGACGACTCGGCCGGCTTCGTGAACGGCCTGCTCGCCAAGATCGCCCACACCCGGGCCTGA
- the efp gene encoding elongation factor P: protein MASTADIKNGVVLSIDGQLWTVIEFQHVKPGKGGAFVRTKLKNVTTGKTVDRTYNAGAKIDITNVDRRDYQYLYQDGADFVFMDTSDYDQITIPGPVVGEAANFMLENQNVTVALHEGSPLYVELPASVVLEITYTEPGLQGDRSTGGTKPATVETGYQIQVPLFLETGTKVKVDTRTGDYLGRVND, encoded by the coding sequence TTGGCCTCTACCGCTGACATCAAGAACGGCGTCGTCCTCAGCATCGACGGACAGCTCTGGACCGTGATCGAGTTCCAGCACGTCAAGCCGGGCAAGGGCGGCGCGTTCGTCCGGACCAAGCTGAAGAACGTCACGACCGGCAAGACCGTCGACCGCACCTACAACGCCGGTGCCAAGATCGACATCACCAACGTCGACCGCCGCGACTACCAGTACCTCTACCAGGACGGCGCCGACTTCGTGTTCATGGACACGTCGGACTACGACCAGATCACCATCCCGGGCCCGGTCGTCGGCGAGGCCGCCAACTTCATGCTCGAGAACCAGAACGTCACCGTCGCGCTGCACGAGGGCTCCCCGCTCTACGTCGAGCTCCCCGCCTCCGTCGTGCTGGAGATCACCTACACCGAGCCGGGCCTGCAGGGCGACCGCTCCACCGGCGGCACCAAGCCCGCGACGGTCGAGACCGGCTACCAGATCCAGGTCCCGCTGTTCCTCGAGACCGGCACCAAGGTCAAGGTCGACACCCGCACGGGCGACTACCTCGGCCGCGTCAACGACTGA
- a CDS encoding type II 3-dehydroquinate dehydratase — MTSILVLNGPNLGRLGTREPDVYGSGTLDDLRAVLVEDAGDDTIDLRQTDDEGELLRWLHEAADTGAPVILNAGAWTHYSYAVRDAVSLVTAAGGTVVEVHLSNPHAREEFRHTSVLTAVATGVIAGFGFESYRLALAFIRRNAR, encoded by the coding sequence GTGACGAGCATCCTCGTCCTGAACGGACCCAATCTCGGCCGCCTGGGCACCCGCGAGCCCGACGTCTACGGCTCCGGCACCCTCGACGACCTGCGCGCCGTCCTCGTGGAGGACGCCGGCGACGACACGATCGACCTGCGCCAGACCGACGACGAGGGCGAGCTGCTGCGCTGGCTGCACGAGGCGGCGGACACGGGCGCTCCCGTCATCCTGAACGCCGGCGCGTGGACGCACTACTCGTACGCCGTGCGGGACGCGGTGTCCCTCGTGACGGCCGCCGGAGGCACCGTGGTCGAGGTGCACCTGTCGAATCCGCACGCCCGCGAGGAGTTCCGGCACACCAGCGTCCTCACCGCCGTGGCCACGGGCGTCATCGCCGGGTTCGGGTTCGAGTCGTACCGGCTGGCGCTCGCCTTCATTCGCCGAAACGCCCGCTGA
- the aroB gene encoding 3-dehydroquinate synthase, with product MTDAPTEILVPGAHPYPVIVGRGLRLELAPHLGNAVAKVLVVHPPTLGAAAAELRESLVDRYEVLLAEVPDAEAAKRVEVASFLWGIMGQADFTRSDAVIGFGGGAVTDLAGFVAATWLRGVKLIQVPTTLLGMVDAAVGGKTGINTAEGKNLVGAFYAPDAVICDLDTLTSLPKNEILAGFAEVVKYGFIAEPEILDIIEADVDRATDPETPELRRLVELSIGIKARVVGEDFTEQGLREILNYGHTLGHAIEHAERYQWRHGAAVSVGMVFAAELARLSGRLSDEAVDRHRRILESLTLPVSYPLGRWQTLLASMQRDKKARGSMLRFIVLDDVARPTVLAGPDQSLLFAAYQEVGS from the coding sequence ATGACCGACGCCCCCACCGAGATCCTGGTCCCCGGTGCGCACCCGTACCCGGTGATCGTGGGCCGCGGGCTCCGGCTGGAGCTCGCACCGCACCTCGGGAACGCGGTCGCCAAGGTGCTCGTCGTGCACCCGCCGACCCTCGGCGCCGCTGCGGCCGAACTGCGCGAGTCCCTCGTCGACCGCTACGAGGTGCTTCTCGCCGAGGTCCCGGATGCGGAGGCCGCCAAGCGCGTCGAGGTCGCGTCGTTCCTGTGGGGGATCATGGGGCAGGCCGACTTCACGCGGTCGGACGCTGTGATCGGGTTCGGAGGCGGCGCCGTGACCGACCTGGCCGGCTTCGTCGCCGCGACCTGGCTGCGCGGCGTCAAGCTGATCCAGGTGCCGACGACGCTGCTCGGCATGGTGGATGCGGCGGTCGGCGGCAAGACCGGCATCAACACCGCGGAGGGCAAGAACCTCGTCGGCGCCTTCTACGCACCGGACGCCGTGATCTGCGACCTCGACACCCTCACGTCGCTGCCGAAGAACGAGATCCTCGCCGGGTTCGCGGAGGTCGTGAAGTACGGCTTCATCGCCGAGCCGGAGATCCTCGACATCATCGAGGCGGACGTCGACCGGGCGACCGACCCGGAGACGCCGGAGCTGCGCCGGCTGGTGGAGCTGTCCATCGGCATCAAGGCGCGCGTCGTGGGGGAGGACTTCACCGAGCAGGGCCTGCGCGAGATCCTCAACTACGGCCACACGCTCGGACACGCGATCGAGCACGCCGAGCGGTACCAGTGGCGTCACGGCGCTGCCGTCTCCGTCGGGATGGTGTTCGCCGCGGAGCTGGCGCGGCTGAGCGGGCGGCTGAGCGACGAGGCCGTCGACCGGCACCGGCGCATCCTCGAGTCGCTGACCCTGCCGGTGTCGTATCCACTGGGCCGCTGGCAGACCCTCCTCGCCTCGATGCAGCGTGACAAGAAGGCGCGGGGCAGTATGCTGCGGTTCATCGTGCTCGACGACGTCGCCCGGCCCACCGTGCTGGCCGGGCCGGACCAGAGCCTGCTGTTCGCCGCATACCAGGAGGTGGGCTCGTGA
- a CDS encoding shikimate kinase — MSSELSTPVVLIGPPAAGKTRVGKRLARRLHLPFVDTDAVVVAQHGPIPALFAEHGEPYFRQLERAAVAEAVREPGVVSLGGGAVLDPATQADLAETRVVLLTVRPEAIARRIDNAKRPLVTDLESWKRLVAARSDLYHSLADYTADTSSRPIDTIVEEIAAWVESQKEGHA, encoded by the coding sequence GTGTCGTCCGAGCTCTCGACGCCCGTCGTCCTGATCGGTCCGCCCGCGGCCGGCAAGACGCGGGTCGGCAAGCGCCTGGCGCGCCGACTGCACCTGCCGTTCGTCGATACCGACGCCGTCGTCGTCGCGCAGCACGGCCCCATCCCGGCTCTGTTCGCCGAGCACGGCGAGCCGTACTTCCGGCAGCTCGAGCGCGCGGCGGTCGCCGAGGCGGTGCGCGAGCCCGGCGTCGTGTCGCTCGGCGGGGGAGCCGTGCTCGACCCGGCGACCCAGGCCGACCTCGCCGAGACCCGCGTCGTGCTGCTGACGGTGCGGCCGGAGGCGATCGCCCGCCGCATCGACAACGCCAAACGGCCGCTCGTCACCGACCTCGAGTCCTGGAAGCGCCTCGTCGCGGCCCGGAGCGACCTCTACCACTCGCTCGCCGACTACACGGCCGACACCTCGTCGCGTCCCATCGACACCATCGTCGAGGAGATCGCGGCGTGGGTCGAGTCGCAGAAGGAAGGACACGCATGA
- the aroC gene encoding chorismate synthase — protein MLRWLTAGESHGPELIAVLEGLPAGVPVSLDAIRADLARRKLGYGRGARMKFEQDALAVSGGVRHGLSLGSPIALRIGNTEWPKWVDVMSPEPVDPEVLKSGRGAALTRPRPGHADLVGMQKYGFDEARPILERASARETAARVSLGAVARSFLNELGITLVSHTLSIGPVRVPEGAPLPRPSDVDTLDADPLRCFDPATSERMVAEVDAAHKDGDTLGGVVEVLAYGVPPGLGSHVHWDRKLDAQLAAALMGIQAIKGVEIGDGFLTTTRRGSEAHDELVAGDGAIARTSDKAGGTEGGMSTGGVLRVRAGMKPIATVPHALRTVDVATSEAAPAHHQRSDVCAVPAAGVVAEAMVALVLANAVLEKFGGDSIGETARNLHAYLASIPENLATERVSAPYA, from the coding sequence ATGCTTCGTTGGCTCACGGCCGGGGAATCCCACGGTCCCGAACTCATCGCCGTCCTGGAGGGTCTTCCCGCCGGGGTCCCGGTCTCGCTCGACGCGATCCGTGCCGATCTGGCACGCCGCAAGCTCGGGTACGGCCGCGGCGCGCGCATGAAGTTCGAGCAGGACGCGCTGGCGGTCTCCGGCGGCGTCCGTCACGGCCTCAGCCTGGGCAGCCCGATCGCCCTGCGCATCGGCAACACCGAGTGGCCGAAGTGGGTCGACGTGATGAGCCCGGAGCCGGTCGACCCGGAGGTGCTGAAGTCCGGTCGCGGCGCGGCGCTGACCCGCCCGCGCCCCGGCCACGCCGATCTCGTCGGCATGCAGAAGTACGGCTTCGACGAGGCGCGCCCGATCCTTGAGCGCGCGAGCGCCCGGGAGACCGCCGCCCGCGTCTCGCTGGGAGCGGTCGCCCGCTCGTTCCTCAACGAGCTGGGCATCACGCTCGTGAGCCACACCCTCTCCATCGGCCCCGTCCGGGTGCCGGAAGGCGCGCCGCTGCCCCGCCCGTCGGACGTCGACACGCTCGACGCCGACCCGCTGCGCTGCTTCGACCCGGCCACCTCCGAGCGGATGGTCGCCGAGGTGGATGCGGCGCACAAGGACGGCGACACCCTCGGCGGCGTCGTCGAGGTGCTCGCGTACGGCGTCCCGCCGGGGCTCGGCTCGCACGTCCACTGGGACCGCAAGCTGGACGCGCAGCTCGCCGCCGCTCTGATGGGCATCCAGGCGATCAAGGGCGTCGAGATCGGGGACGGGTTCCTCACGACCACGCGCCGCGGCTCCGAGGCCCACGACGAGCTCGTCGCGGGCGACGGCGCGATCGCGCGCACCAGCGACAAGGCCGGCGGAACCGAGGGCGGCATGAGCACCGGCGGCGTCCTGCGCGTCCGCGCGGGGATGAAGCCGATCGCGACCGTCCCGCACGCGCTGCGCACCGTGGATGTGGCCACGAGCGAGGCCGCGCCGGCGCACCACCAGCGCTCCGACGTCTGCGCGGTTCCCGCCGCCGGGGTGGTCGCCGAGGCCATGGTCGCGCTCGTGCTCGCGAACGCCGTGCTGGAGAAGTTCGGCGGCGACTCGATCGGCGAGACGGCCCGCAACCTCCACGCGTACCTGGCCAGCATCCCGGAGAACCTCGCGACCGAGCGCGTCAGCGCACCCTACGCCTGA
- a CDS encoding shikimate dehydrogenase: MDDTSKQRRDEDVAEPAVLEDDAVDESPSDADERAAVEDGVSEASAEASIAALVEAEREREAEESAVEEAEDAVEREAPHDAPEAPEAVPAGEAHPDPAPEPEKAPAKAPAKAPAKAAAKSGSKPTASKPRTPKAPSRRLAVLGSPIGHSRSPQLHRAAYDALGLDWSYEAVDVTEDALPEFIANLGPEWRGLSLTMPLKKAVLPILTETDRIAEQTGGANTVLLDGEAVRGFNTDVAGIVRALQAAGLEQAHYVHILGGGATAASALVAAAELGADRVDAHVRDLERSAWIEPLANELGLRVRIRPFAQADRSLDVPDLVISTLPGGTTTEAVYTDSTRRRSVLFDVAYEPWPTPLARQWEAVGGRVVSGLAMLAHQALLQVRVFVSGDPLQPLEDEEAVLSAMLDAVGIDEQGSPLEH, from the coding sequence ATGGATGACACGAGCAAGCAGCGGCGCGACGAGGACGTGGCGGAGCCCGCGGTGCTCGAGGACGACGCGGTCGACGAGTCGCCGTCCGACGCCGATGAGCGGGCCGCCGTCGAGGACGGCGTGTCGGAGGCGTCGGCGGAGGCGTCGATCGCCGCACTCGTGGAGGCGGAGCGCGAGCGCGAGGCCGAGGAGTCGGCGGTCGAGGAGGCGGAGGATGCCGTCGAGCGGGAGGCTCCGCACGACGCGCCGGAGGCGCCGGAAGCGGTGCCGGCGGGCGAGGCACACCCCGACCCCGCGCCCGAGCCCGAGAAGGCCCCCGCGAAGGCTCCGGCGAAGGCCCCTGCGAAAGCTGCGGCGAAGTCCGGCTCGAAGCCGACGGCATCCAAGCCCCGCACCCCGAAGGCACCCAGCCGCCGGCTCGCGGTGCTCGGCTCGCCGATCGGCCACTCCCGGTCGCCGCAACTCCACCGGGCCGCGTACGATGCGCTCGGGCTGGACTGGTCCTACGAGGCCGTCGACGTCACGGAGGACGCCCTGCCGGAGTTCATCGCGAACCTCGGCCCGGAGTGGCGCGGACTCTCGCTCACGATGCCGTTGAAGAAGGCCGTGCTCCCGATTCTGACGGAGACCGACCGCATCGCGGAGCAGACCGGCGGCGCGAACACCGTGCTCCTCGACGGCGAGGCCGTCCGCGGCTTCAACACCGACGTCGCCGGCATCGTCCGCGCCCTGCAGGCGGCGGGACTCGAGCAGGCGCACTATGTGCACATCCTGGGCGGGGGAGCCACGGCGGCGTCCGCGCTCGTCGCCGCGGCCGAGCTCGGTGCGGACAGGGTGGACGCGCACGTGCGCGACCTCGAGCGCAGCGCGTGGATCGAACCGCTCGCGAACGAGCTCGGCCTCCGTGTCCGCATCCGACCGTTCGCGCAGGCGGACCGCTCGCTCGACGTGCCAGACCTCGTGATCAGCACCCTGCCGGGCGGAACCACCACCGAGGCGGTCTACACCGACTCCACCCGGCGCCGGTCCGTGCTGTTCGACGTCGCGTACGAGCCGTGGCCGACGCCGCTGGCCCGTCAGTGGGAGGCGGTGGGCGGCCGGGTCGTGTCCGGCCTCGCCATGCTCGCGCACCAGGCCCTTCTGCAGGTGCGCGTGTTCGTCTCGGGCGATCCGCTGCAGCCGCTGGAGGACGAGGAGGCCGTGCTCTCGGCCATGCTGGACGCCGTCGGCATCGACGAGCAGGGCTCCCCGCTGGAGCACTGA